The Oncorhynchus masou masou isolate Uvic2021 chromosome 31, UVic_Omas_1.1, whole genome shotgun sequence genome includes a region encoding these proteins:
- the LOC135525027 gene encoding mesoderm posterior protein 2-like yields the protein MDISAPLLSNYGVGVQYHWSYPSSDSEFYNLSSPETCIISPTSCMDFSLSWLPQGTATGPHTPTYSGGAKASASPSSSDEGRLSRGRIRKNCSKNPSKQRQSASEKEKLRMRDLTKALHHLRTYLPPSVAPPEQTLSKIETLHLTISYISHLSAQLGLSEEALCQRKELNLNTSGHHISPQQEVCQFNPSSSGNCWGEEAEIGRCAGQHQTLHHTATSTYPLHNTTGLERHPISSEMCAYNDVINSSMDSLLESPVYAETAQSSQVFSKDDHYQNFAQDFWM from the exons ATGGATATCTCTGCTCCTCTACTCAGCAACTATGGTGTTGGTGTGCAGTACCACTGGAGTTATCCCAGTTCAGACTCTGAGTTCTATAACCTCTCTTCTCCAGAGACCTGTATCATCTCACCGACCTCCTGCATGGACTTCTCCCTCTCCTGGCTACCTCAGGGGACCGCCACAGGACCTCACACACCAACATACTCTGGGGGAGCAAAGGCATCCGCTTCCCCATCCTCCAGCGACGAAGGAAGACTCTCTAGAGGGAGGATTAGAAAGAACTGCTCCAAGAACCCCAGCAAGCAGAGACAGAGTGCCAGCGAGAAAGAGAAGCTGAGGATGAGAGACCTGACCAAAGCCCTCCACCACCTCAGGACCTACCTGCCCCCCTCTGTGGCTCCTCCTGAACAGACTCTGAGCAAGATCGAGACGCTGCACCTCACCATCAGCTACATCTCCCACCTGTCTGCCCAGCTGGGACTCAGCGAGGAGGCTCTGTGCCAGAGGAAGGAGCTGAACCTCAACACATCAGGACACCACATATCACCTCAACAAGAGGTGTGCCAGTTCAACCCCTCCTCATCGGGGAACtgttggggagaggaggcagagataGGGAGATGTGCAGGGCAGCaccagaccctccaccacacagccacgTCCACGTACCCACTCCACAATACGACTGGGCTGGAGAGACACCCGATCAGCAGTGAGATGTGTGCTTACAATGACGTTATCAACTCAAGTATGGATTCTCTGTTGGAATCGCCGGTGTATGCAGAGACTGCACAATCAAGTCAG GTATTCAGCAAAGATGACCATTATCAAAACTTTGCTCAAGACTTCTGGATGTAA